A genomic window from Streptomyces sp. 846.5 includes:
- a CDS encoding sugar ABC transporter permease gives MASAIPSSPVDRAPEHTQSTERGPAPGGPPAAGSSTEPRKARRSKHRNNRVAYAFLAPWFIGIFGFTLIPMGYSLYLSLTKFDLLTSPKWIGLANYKALWQDPQFLKSVTVTLEYVLFSVPLKLALALVVAVALNKGLGALGFYRSVFYLPSLLGTSVAVSVMWRQIFSQQGLFNQFLSWFGIRGADWIGDPRFALWTLILLSAWQFGTPMLIFLAGLKQLPRDLYEAAALDGAGRFRTFFQITLPLLSPMVFFNLVLETINAFQAFTPAYVVSGGSGGPINSTLFYTLYLYQKGFGSLQMGYASAMAWVLFLVIGVFTAIYFAMSRRFVTYAN, from the coding sequence ATGGCGTCAGCCATTCCAAGCTCTCCGGTTGACCGCGCGCCGGAGCACACCCAGTCCACCGAGCGCGGCCCGGCACCGGGCGGTCCGCCCGCCGCCGGGAGCAGTACCGAACCCAGGAAGGCCAGGCGCAGCAAGCACCGGAACAACCGCGTCGCCTACGCCTTCCTCGCACCGTGGTTCATCGGCATCTTCGGCTTCACCCTGATCCCCATGGGGTACTCGCTGTACCTGTCGCTGACCAAGTTCGACCTGCTCACCTCACCGAAGTGGATCGGACTGGCCAACTACAAGGCGCTGTGGCAGGACCCGCAGTTCCTCAAGTCGGTCACGGTCACCCTTGAGTACGTGCTGTTCTCGGTGCCGCTCAAGCTGGCGCTGGCGCTGGTCGTCGCGGTCGCCCTGAACAAGGGCCTCGGCGCCCTGGGCTTCTACCGCTCGGTGTTCTACCTGCCCTCGCTGCTCGGGACGAGCGTCGCGGTCTCGGTGATGTGGCGGCAGATCTTCTCCCAACAGGGCCTGTTCAACCAGTTCCTGAGCTGGTTCGGCATCCGCGGCGCGGACTGGATCGGCGACCCCAGGTTCGCCCTGTGGACCCTGATCCTGCTGTCCGCCTGGCAGTTCGGCACCCCGATGCTGATCTTCCTGGCCGGGCTGAAGCAACTGCCCAGGGATCTCTACGAGGCGGCAGCCCTGGACGGCGCCGGCCGGTTCCGGACCTTCTTCCAGATCACGCTGCCGCTGCTGTCCCCCATGGTGTTCTTCAACCTGGTGCTGGAGACCATCAACGCCTTCCAGGCGTTCACCCCGGCCTACGTGGTCAGCGGCGGCAGCGGCGGGCCGATCAACTCGACCCTCTTCTACACCCTCTACCTCTACCAGAAGGGCTTCGGCAGCCTTCAGATGGGCTACGCGTCCGCGATGGCCTGGGTGCTGTTCCTGGTGATCGGAGTCTTCACAGCGATCTACTTCGCGATGTCACGGCGCTTTGTCACCTACGCCAACTGA
- a CDS encoding carbohydrate ABC transporter permease produces the protein MALLPQSGQQRTWNHWRLHTILLTAVIVMIYPLIWMVGASFKPENQIFTTLNPLPLHFTLRGYTSGWTSTGTSFTVYLANSATVAIGAVLGNLIACSLAAYAFARLDFAFRKLWFALMLGTLMLPFQATLIPQYTIFFKLNWVNTFLPLVVPQFLATDAFFIFLMVQFIRGIPRELDEAAAIDGAGHLRTFVSVILPLLRPALITTAVLTFIWTFNDFLRQLVYLSNNTRYTVPLGLNAFIDRASGSSYGDMLAMSVVSLVPTMAVFLLAQKRLVDGVANSGIKG, from the coding sequence ATGGCACTCCTCCCCCAGTCGGGACAGCAGCGGACCTGGAACCACTGGCGTCTCCACACGATTCTGCTCACCGCCGTCATCGTGATGATCTACCCGCTCATCTGGATGGTCGGGGCCTCGTTCAAACCCGAGAACCAGATCTTCACCACGCTCAACCCGCTGCCGCTCCACTTCACCCTCAGGGGCTACACCAGCGGCTGGACCTCGACCGGCACCTCGTTCACGGTGTACCTGGCCAACTCGGCCACCGTCGCGATCGGCGCGGTGCTCGGCAATCTCATTGCCTGCTCGCTCGCCGCCTACGCGTTCGCCCGCCTGGACTTCGCGTTCCGCAAGCTGTGGTTCGCGCTGATGCTGGGCACCCTGATGCTGCCCTTCCAGGCGACGCTGATCCCGCAGTACACCATCTTCTTCAAACTGAACTGGGTGAACACCTTCCTGCCGCTGGTGGTACCGCAGTTCCTCGCCACCGACGCGTTCTTCATCTTCCTGATGGTGCAGTTCATCAGGGGCATCCCACGCGAACTGGACGAGGCGGCCGCCATCGACGGGGCCGGGCACCTGCGGACCTTCGTCTCGGTCATCCTGCCGCTGCTGCGGCCGGCGCTGATCACCACCGCCGTGCTGACGTTCATCTGGACCTTCAACGACTTCCTGCGCCAGCTGGTCTACCTGTCGAACAACACCCGCTACACCGTGCCGCTGGGCCTGAACGCCTTCATCGACCGGGCGAGCGGCTCCAGTTACGGCGACATGCTCGCCATGTCCGTGGTGAGCCTGGTGCCCACGATGGCGGTGTTCCTGCTGGCCCAGAAGCGCCTCGTCGACGGCGTGGCGAACTCCGGAATCAAGGGCTGA
- a CDS encoding extracellular solute-binding protein has translation MSEILSRRGFLGLAAAGGVAMTASACGFTPTTSSSSGASGSAGKTLVFRWWGGDSRNQAYQAALKIFTQKTGIAVTAQYSGYDGYFNKLNTEFAGGNPPDIFQMDTALVSTYAAKGVLIDLASYIPGTIQLDTLYSPLRTAGTVKGKNYGVASGSGYAPVLYDKTVLDKLKIAAPGDNWTWDDFATITGEISKAWGANKYGALDASNDDSGAFQPWLRQRGKDLYTADGVLGFDSSDLTEWFTFWAGLRKSGAISPATLLANAGEASGTHPLIAGQVAMTTGWGLAQMQPLTQHTLDLVVVPRGSNGKTGQALNGGVLLSVPTKSQNPAGAAKLIDFFLNDADAIKAMGTQRGFPPSAKAKAILLPTLTASQKRDVNYGEYVAAQATKDGLTAAPTAPPGYGDVKTALDAAAQGVAFGKLSISAGVTQFFSAAKTALANAK, from the coding sequence ATGTCAGAAATCCTGTCCAGAAGAGGATTCCTCGGTCTCGCCGCCGCGGGCGGCGTCGCCATGACGGCCTCCGCCTGCGGCTTCACGCCCACCACCAGCAGCAGTTCCGGAGCGTCCGGCAGCGCGGGCAAGACCCTGGTGTTCCGCTGGTGGGGCGGCGACTCCCGCAACCAGGCGTACCAGGCCGCACTGAAGATCTTCACCCAGAAGACAGGCATCGCGGTCACTGCCCAGTACTCCGGCTACGACGGCTACTTCAACAAGCTGAACACCGAGTTCGCCGGCGGCAACCCGCCCGACATCTTCCAGATGGACACCGCGCTGGTCAGCACCTACGCCGCCAAGGGCGTGCTGATCGACCTGGCCTCCTACATCCCGGGCACGATCCAGCTGGACACCCTCTACTCCCCGCTGCGCACCGCCGGCACGGTCAAGGGCAAGAACTACGGCGTCGCATCCGGCTCCGGCTACGCCCCCGTTCTCTATGACAAGACCGTGCTGGACAAGCTCAAGATCGCCGCTCCCGGCGACAACTGGACCTGGGACGACTTCGCCACCATCACCGGCGAGATCTCCAAGGCGTGGGGCGCGAACAAGTACGGCGCGCTGGACGCCTCCAACGACGACTCCGGCGCCTTCCAACCGTGGCTGCGCCAGCGCGGCAAGGACCTCTACACCGCCGACGGGGTCCTCGGTTTTGACTCCAGCGACCTGACCGAGTGGTTCACCTTCTGGGCCGGCTTGCGCAAGAGCGGCGCGATCTCCCCGGCGACCCTGCTCGCCAACGCCGGTGAGGCCAGCGGCACCCACCCGCTGATCGCCGGGCAGGTCGCCATGACCACCGGCTGGGGTCTGGCGCAGATGCAGCCGCTGACGCAGCACACCCTCGACCTGGTGGTCGTCCCCCGCGGCAGCAACGGCAAGACCGGGCAGGCTCTCAACGGCGGCGTGCTGCTCTCTGTCCCCACCAAGAGCCAGAACCCAGCCGGTGCGGCCAAGCTGATCGACTTCTTCCTCAACGACGCCGACGCGATCAAGGCCATGGGCACGCAGCGCGGCTTCCCGCCGTCGGCGAAGGCCAAGGCCATCCTGCTGCCCACCCTGACCGCCTCGCAGAAGCGGGACGTCAACTACGGGGAGTACGTGGCCGCCCAGGCGACCAAGGACGGCCTGACCGCCGCCCCGACCGCGCCCCCCGGATACGGCGACGTCAAGACCGCGCTCGACGCGGCGGCCCAGGGCGTCGCCTTCGGAAAGCTCTCGATCAGCGCCGGCGTCACCCAGTTCTTCAGCGCCGCCAAGACGGCACTGGCCAACGCCAAGTAG
- a CDS encoding VWA-like domain-containing protein, whose translation MTLDAPVSLDLDKLYAARLHAVRARPYLATALFALHIVESRKVPTMGVDRHWRCYASPAFVARMPVEELAAVWVHEVSHLLRDHHGRSDRFAREHGLTSPGERLRMNIAADCEINDDVFGDGLVRPKGAVMPRSLGLSEGELMEDYLRQFRLGPYTQDMAWLDCGSGADGLDREWELGPDGAHGLSEQERDAVRFRVAQGISGRPGSVPKGWQRWAEEVFHPAQPWRALLGAAVRSAVSGPGAADDYTYGRPSRRAAGVPGLVLPSLRRRPPRVAVVIDTSGSVSDAELGSALLEVAAISRAVGGRRDQVTVVSCEAAAHTVVPLCRAEGISLVGGGGTDLRAGFAKVLRAQPRPDVIVVLTDGQTPWPDSRPPCRTVVGLFARQSAPRSWDESNPDYVPDSPPQWARVVAIG comes from the coding sequence ATGACACTCGACGCACCGGTGTCCCTGGACCTCGACAAGCTCTACGCCGCCCGCCTGCACGCGGTCCGGGCCCGGCCCTACCTGGCGACCGCGCTGTTCGCCCTGCACATCGTGGAATCGCGGAAGGTACCGACCATGGGCGTCGACCGGCACTGGCGCTGCTACGCCTCGCCCGCGTTCGTGGCCCGCATGCCGGTGGAGGAACTGGCCGCGGTATGGGTGCACGAGGTGTCGCACCTGCTGCGCGACCATCACGGGCGCAGCGACCGGTTCGCCCGGGAGCACGGTCTGACCAGCCCGGGGGAGCGACTGCGGATGAACATCGCCGCGGACTGCGAGATCAACGACGACGTGTTCGGCGATGGGCTGGTCCGGCCCAAGGGCGCGGTCATGCCGAGGTCCCTCGGACTGTCCGAGGGGGAGCTGATGGAGGACTACCTGCGTCAGTTCCGGCTCGGGCCCTATACCCAGGACATGGCCTGGCTGGACTGCGGCAGCGGCGCCGACGGACTGGACCGGGAGTGGGAGTTGGGGCCCGACGGCGCGCACGGACTCAGTGAGCAGGAGCGGGACGCGGTCCGGTTCCGGGTGGCGCAGGGCATCAGCGGCCGTCCGGGAAGCGTCCCGAAGGGGTGGCAGCGGTGGGCGGAGGAGGTGTTCCACCCGGCGCAACCGTGGCGGGCCCTGCTGGGGGCGGCGGTCCGGTCGGCGGTCTCCGGCCCCGGCGCAGCCGACGACTACACCTACGGCCGTCCGTCGCGGCGCGCGGCCGGGGTGCCCGGCTTGGTGCTGCCGAGTCTGCGGCGCAGACCGCCCCGGGTGGCCGTGGTCATCGACACCTCCGGCTCGGTCAGCGACGCCGAACTGGGCAGCGCGCTGCTGGAGGTCGCCGCGATCTCCCGTGCGGTGGGCGGCCGTCGGGACCAGGTCACCGTGGTGTCGTGCGAAGCGGCAGCCCACACCGTGGTCCCGCTGTGCCGTGCCGAGGGCATCTCCCTGGTCGGCGGTGGAGGCACAGATCTGCGCGCGGGCTTCGCCAAGGTGCTGCGAGCGCAGCCCCGACCGGATGTCATCGTCGTCCTGACGGATGGTCAGACACCCTGGCCGGACAGCCGACCACCGTGCCGGACGGTGGTCGGGCTCTTCGCCCGGCAGTCGGCGCCCCGGTCGTGGGACGAGAGCAATCCCGACTACGTACCGGACTCGCCGCCGCAGTGGGCCCGCGTGGTCGCCATCGGGTAG
- a CDS encoding MoxR family ATPase, with amino-acid sequence MPACAPPAPTGISSDSAHTTQLDVAGALLTLLRDSSTEPRPDTQLEALTLAVAADLPVLLWGEPGIGKTAALTQLAAALDLPLTTVIASVHEPSDFSGLPIVGDDPAAHGVPMAPPDWAVRLVRAGRGLLFLDELSTAPPAVQAALLRLVLERRIGTLQLPPGIRIVAAANPRSSAADGWELSPPLANRFVHLQWTHDHEVVVRGLGGTWPRATLPRLDPQLLSHAVAFARRAVCGLLSARPALVHRLPTNETRRGGPWPSPRSWEMSLCLIAFATAAGSSRDVLSLLVRGTVGDGPGLELLASLDRMDLPDPESLLADPTGAELPERGDLRQAVLDGVVAAVRKRPERARWDAAWKLLVRAMETGAPDLVVVPATTLASLRQQDWDVPASIERLAGAVALSRRADQAAAKVAVVAKARR; translated from the coding sequence ATGCCCGCATGCGCTCCTCCTGCCCCTACCGGCATCTCTTCCGACTCCGCACACACCACCCAACTCGACGTCGCCGGCGCGCTGTTGACTCTGCTGCGCGACAGCAGCACCGAACCGCGCCCCGATACCCAACTGGAGGCGCTGACCCTCGCCGTGGCCGCCGACCTGCCCGTGCTCCTGTGGGGGGAGCCGGGGATCGGCAAGACCGCGGCGCTGACCCAGCTCGCCGCCGCCCTGGACCTTCCGCTGACCACCGTGATCGCCAGCGTCCACGAGCCGTCCGACTTCTCGGGGTTGCCGATCGTCGGGGACGATCCGGCAGCACACGGCGTCCCGATGGCCCCGCCGGACTGGGCCGTACGACTGGTACGGGCCGGCCGGGGGCTGCTGTTCCTGGACGAGCTTTCCACCGCACCTCCGGCGGTTCAGGCCGCCCTGCTCCGGCTGGTGTTGGAGCGGCGCATTGGCACGCTCCAACTGCCTCCCGGCATAAGGATCGTGGCCGCGGCGAACCCACGCTCCTCGGCAGCCGACGGCTGGGAGCTGAGCCCGCCGCTGGCCAACCGTTTCGTCCACCTCCAGTGGACCCACGACCACGAGGTCGTGGTGCGCGGCCTCGGCGGGACCTGGCCCCGGGCCACGCTGCCCCGGCTCGACCCGCAGCTGCTGTCGCACGCGGTGGCCTTTGCCCGCCGAGCGGTGTGCGGGCTGCTCTCCGCCCGGCCCGCGCTAGTGCACCGGCTGCCCACCAACGAGACCCGCAGGGGCGGACCCTGGCCGTCGCCGCGCAGCTGGGAGATGAGCCTGTGCCTGATCGCCTTCGCCACTGCGGCCGGCTCCTCCCGGGATGTGCTCTCGCTGCTGGTCAGGGGCACTGTGGGGGACGGTCCCGGGCTGGAGCTGCTGGCGAGCCTGGACCGGATGGACCTGCCGGATCCCGAGTCGCTGCTCGCCGACCCGACGGGTGCGGAACTGCCCGAACGGGGGGATCTCCGCCAGGCCGTGCTCGACGGCGTGGTGGCCGCGGTCCGCAAGCGCCCGGAGCGGGCCCGCTGGGACGCGGCGTGGAAGCTGCTGGTCCGGGCGATGGAGACAGGCGCCCCGGACCTTGTGGTGGTCCCCGCGACCACCCTTGCGTCGTTGCGGCAGCAGGACTGGGACGTTCCGGCGTCGATCGAACGGCTCGCCGGAGCGGTGGCGCTGTCCCGGCGGGCGGACCAGGCGGCGGCCAAGGTGGCGGTTGTCGCGAAGGCCCGCCGATGA
- a CDS encoding CU044_2847 family protein: MAEYVEFSFADGTVVALQAFPPVGQGTDDYAVPGFGSSLPVSRGRLVTATDTALRTVLAPLVPVLESIHDTVAAAPNPPQRLQVSLGVRIGHDLKLGVVGATGEASLTITADWDLPRPAPTQSP, encoded by the coding sequence GTGGCCGAATATGTCGAGTTCTCCTTCGCGGATGGAACGGTGGTCGCGCTCCAGGCGTTTCCCCCAGTTGGTCAGGGCACGGACGACTACGCGGTGCCGGGATTCGGCTCGTCGCTGCCTGTGTCTCGTGGACGCCTGGTCACAGCCACCGACACCGCGCTGCGCACCGTGCTCGCCCCACTGGTTCCGGTGCTGGAGAGCATCCATGACACGGTCGCCGCAGCGCCGAACCCTCCGCAGCGGCTCCAGGTGTCCCTCGGAGTCCGAATCGGCCATGATCTCAAACTCGGGGTCGTCGGAGCCACTGGTGAGGCGAGCCTGACCATCACCGCCGACTGGGATCTCCCGCGGCCGGCCCCGACCCAGTCGCCATGA
- a CDS encoding trypsin-like peptidase domain-containing protein produces MTVGWFSSHLAADERAARPSLVTLLGAADGRPVGGGVYLSARSVLTCAHVVNDVLGRPPFHQAPPQDAWIEVAFPGAPAAPRIKGKVSTWIPARRPGQQLALAAVKGDRTWAGDLALLTLSDDPPAQVRAIDWRPMKVGMSVRSWYGGGEEFTFAEALVRSIDADVALLDGDLRGAAIGPGYSGGPLWCQSQQAAVGLVLGVIPQASSTFAVDQVVRRSLAVPWQEIERALTAQTGGSGAVSSTGPGTGDRRSRRSRHADDSSVFTLTSVLHEVMSTAVLVEQARRLSRELRLELPEAPDEPGPGIRELAELLLEMPRAMAVLTEGLLGPNREGSRRLLAVGRALRAPGMLSVHEYDWLTGLLTSQEYAHVVEAARAALPYSSLWKEYQPPEAGAGTAAALIERLEEYWGDSMTVPEAGLRVPALIRVVEFLAASRPEPLSRALRDWSAQVARRLGVSKQALLERRADARTWAGSDARTASRRTRPRLVVELSRQSADRYRCAGWYAPGDGSIRRILADEQARSPAETAALLHEVLNGTSTARGTDSLPVIEVVLPLDDLDLPVDQWESTDTTGLPMVLGVEYPLVLRCLEPRHRSAGHYANWRRRWNAVDRGGWERLGSDLVSVHQVYGVLKTDLSVSRVVLECTPELRPALRAACVLLGIPVVLWDRVQDHPGRADRLTALMINGSTRELPLRLRRQRAQSLAAAAPAALTPSLIWDDIDQPMPESRWRDPSRGGEQP; encoded by the coding sequence ATGACCGTGGGGTGGTTCTCCTCGCACCTGGCCGCCGACGAGCGTGCCGCCCGACCCTCCCTGGTCACTCTCCTCGGCGCCGCGGACGGACGGCCGGTCGGCGGCGGGGTGTACCTTTCCGCCCGCTCCGTGCTGACCTGCGCGCACGTGGTGAACGATGTCCTGGGTCGGCCCCCCTTCCACCAGGCGCCACCGCAGGATGCCTGGATCGAGGTCGCCTTTCCAGGTGCGCCGGCGGCACCGCGGATCAAAGGAAAGGTCAGCACCTGGATCCCGGCGCGCAGGCCCGGGCAGCAGCTCGCCCTCGCGGCGGTCAAGGGCGACCGTACCTGGGCCGGTGATCTGGCCCTGCTGACCCTTTCCGATGACCCGCCTGCCCAGGTGCGCGCGATCGACTGGCGACCGATGAAGGTCGGCATGTCCGTACGCTCCTGGTACGGCGGAGGCGAGGAGTTCACCTTCGCGGAGGCGCTGGTACGAAGCATCGACGCTGACGTCGCACTGCTCGACGGTGATCTCCGGGGAGCGGCCATCGGCCCCGGGTACAGCGGCGGCCCGCTGTGGTGCCAGTCGCAGCAGGCCGCCGTAGGCCTGGTCCTGGGTGTCATCCCGCAGGCGTCGTCGACGTTCGCAGTGGATCAGGTCGTACGCCGGTCGCTGGCTGTCCCCTGGCAGGAGATCGAGCGCGCGTTGACAGCGCAGACCGGCGGGAGTGGTGCGGTCTCCTCCACCGGCCCCGGCACGGGTGACCGTCGCAGCCGTCGCTCGCGGCACGCCGACGACTCCTCGGTGTTCACCCTGACATCCGTCCTCCACGAGGTCATGTCCACGGCTGTCCTGGTCGAGCAGGCCCGCAGGCTGTCCCGGGAACTGCGGCTGGAACTCCCTGAGGCGCCCGACGAGCCCGGGCCCGGCATCCGCGAACTGGCCGAGCTGCTGCTGGAGATGCCGCGCGCGATGGCTGTGCTGACCGAGGGCCTTCTCGGACCGAACCGGGAGGGTTCACGCAGGCTGCTGGCGGTGGGACGGGCTCTGCGGGCCCCAGGGATGCTCTCGGTCCACGAGTACGACTGGCTCACCGGCCTGCTCACGTCGCAGGAGTACGCCCATGTGGTGGAGGCCGCGCGGGCCGCTCTCCCGTACTCCTCGCTGTGGAAGGAGTACCAGCCGCCGGAGGCCGGGGCCGGCACAGCGGCTGCGCTGATCGAGCGGCTGGAGGAGTACTGGGGTGACAGCATGACCGTGCCCGAGGCAGGCCTCCGAGTACCTGCTCTGATCCGCGTGGTCGAGTTCCTGGCGGCATCGCGTCCCGAACCCCTGTCCAGGGCACTCCGGGACTGGTCCGCCCAGGTGGCACGTCGGCTGGGCGTGTCCAAACAGGCCCTGCTGGAGCGGCGCGCGGACGCGAGGACTTGGGCTGGATCGGATGCCCGGACGGCTTCCCGGCGAACCCGGCCCCGACTGGTCGTCGAGTTGTCCCGGCAGAGTGCGGACCGCTATCGCTGCGCCGGCTGGTACGCACCGGGCGACGGAAGCATCCGCCGGATCCTGGCCGATGAGCAGGCCCGCTCGCCGGCCGAAACCGCGGCGCTGCTGCACGAGGTCCTGAACGGCACGAGTACGGCGCGTGGCACGGACAGCCTGCCGGTCATCGAAGTCGTGCTCCCCCTGGACGACCTCGACCTCCCGGTGGACCAGTGGGAGAGCACCGACACCACCGGCCTCCCCATGGTGCTCGGCGTCGAATACCCGCTGGTGCTGCGCTGCCTCGAACCCCGCCATCGCTCCGCCGGTCACTACGCGAACTGGCGTCGACGCTGGAACGCAGTGGACCGGGGCGGCTGGGAACGGCTCGGCAGCGACCTCGTCTCGGTCCATCAGGTCTACGGCGTGCTGAAGACCGACCTGTCCGTGTCCCGGGTCGTCCTCGAGTGCACCCCCGAACTGCGCCCCGCATTGCGGGCTGCCTGCGTCCTTCTCGGGATCCCCGTGGTGCTCTGGGACCGGGTCCAGGACCACCCCGGGCGCGCGGACCGGTTGACCGCGCTCATGATCAATGGTTCGACTCGCGAGTTACCGCTGCGATTGCGCCGGCAGCGTGCGCAGTCCCTGGCCGCTGCCGCCCCGGCGGCACTGACGCCCAGTCTGATCTGGGACGACATCGATCAGCCGATGCCGGAGTCCCGATGGCGCGACCCTTCTCGGGGAGGAGAGCAACCATGA
- a CDS encoding MoxR family ATPase, with product MSFDSAEQWDGYLEHGSAEPWQLFRGDGIPRRPDLPPPPPWRTFTGGAADSSARNPPLPARPYLIEPAHANVVNAALHLRRPLLVTGHPGTGKSSLADAIAHELSLGSVLRWNVNSRSQVVEALYQYDAIGRLREAGSGLPSGPDRTGGNDVGHFIRLGPLGTALVPRTRPRVLLVDELDKGDIDLPNDLLSAFEEGEFVIPELARLPSGTEVSVHPADGGQLVPVTDGRIRCREFPVVVITSNGERDFPPAFLRRCLRLELPDPDETRLRAIVDAHLGGQALSGADELVRLFLARRAPGELATDQLLNAAFLRLKGVDLDAEGLIEAVLHRLGGAV from the coding sequence ATGAGCTTCGACAGTGCTGAGCAGTGGGACGGATACCTGGAGCATGGCTCCGCCGAACCATGGCAGCTCTTCCGGGGCGACGGGATCCCGCGACGACCCGACCTGCCGCCCCCGCCGCCTTGGCGGACGTTCACCGGTGGGGCTGCCGACAGCTCCGCCCGGAACCCGCCGCTCCCGGCACGCCCCTATCTCATCGAGCCGGCCCACGCCAACGTGGTCAACGCCGCACTGCACTTGCGGCGACCGCTTCTGGTCACCGGTCACCCCGGCACGGGGAAGTCGTCACTCGCCGACGCGATCGCCCACGAGCTGTCCCTCGGCAGTGTGCTGCGCTGGAACGTCAACAGCCGTTCCCAGGTCGTCGAGGCGCTGTACCAGTACGACGCCATCGGCCGGCTGCGCGAGGCGGGGAGCGGGCTGCCGTCCGGTCCGGACCGGACCGGCGGCAATGACGTCGGGCACTTCATCCGGCTGGGACCGCTGGGGACCGCCCTGGTACCCCGCACCCGCCCGCGGGTCCTGCTCGTCGACGAACTCGACAAGGGGGACATCGACCTGCCCAATGACCTGCTCTCCGCGTTCGAGGAGGGCGAGTTCGTGATCCCGGAACTCGCGCGCCTCCCCTCCGGCACCGAGGTGTCCGTCCATCCGGCCGACGGCGGACAACTGGTGCCGGTCACTGACGGCCGGATCCGTTGCCGGGAATTCCCGGTCGTGGTGATCACAAGCAACGGCGAGCGGGACTTCCCGCCCGCCTTCCTGCGCCGCTGCCTGCGGCTGGAACTTCCCGACCCCGACGAGACCCGCCTGCGTGCCATCGTCGACGCGCATCTGGGCGGCCAAGCGCTGTCGGGCGCCGATGAACTGGTACGGCTCTTCCTCGCCCGCCGGGCCCCGGGAGAGCTGGCCACCGACCAACTGCTGAACGCGGCGTTCCTCCGGCTCAAGGGCGTCGACCTGGACGCGGAAGGACTCATCGAAGCCGTGCTCCACCGCCTGGGCGGGGCGGTGTGA